Proteins found in one Nocardia brasiliensis ATCC 700358 genomic segment:
- a CDS encoding LLM class flavin-dependent oxidoreductase, with amino-acid sequence MSTPRQLSLNAFIYPSGHHEAAWRHPDSQPHRIYDAAYYQEIGRTAEAAKLDAVFFADGPALRTNVEHNAGSGLEPITLLTAIATATTHLGLIATASTTYYEPYNLARLFSTLDHISGGRAGWNIVTTGTDLAAANFGLAEHPGHAERYARAREFVDVVVALWDSWEDDAIVLDQAGGRYADPAKIHPIDFVGEYLRVRGPFNAPRTPQGYPVLVQAGASNEGRSFAGKYAEAIFTAHQRLADAQAFYADIKAQAAGFGRAPEQVKILPGISPFIGDTEAAAKRLEREFNELTVPEYGLSQLENIVGKSLRHLPLDGDIPVDLFDDAGDVTDNGRSRLQVVAGIVQRERPTVRGLLHRLAGARGHRVFAGTPEQVADTIEEWFRSGAADGFNVMPPYYPGGLELFAATVVPILQERGLFRTEYSGTTLRDHFGLPRPESRFARRPALAG; translated from the coding sequence ATGAGTACTCCCCGTCAGCTCAGCCTGAACGCGTTCATCTACCCGTCCGGCCATCACGAGGCGGCGTGGCGGCATCCCGACAGTCAGCCGCACCGGATCTACGACGCCGCCTACTACCAGGAGATCGGCCGCACGGCCGAGGCCGCGAAGCTGGACGCGGTGTTCTTCGCCGACGGCCCGGCGCTGCGCACCAACGTCGAGCACAACGCGGGCTCCGGCCTGGAGCCGATCACGCTGCTCACCGCGATCGCCACGGCGACAACACATCTCGGGTTGATCGCGACCGCGTCGACGACCTATTACGAGCCGTACAACCTGGCCCGGCTGTTCTCCACGCTCGACCACATCTCCGGTGGCCGGGCGGGCTGGAACATCGTCACCACCGGCACCGATCTCGCCGCCGCCAACTTCGGTTTGGCCGAACACCCGGGTCACGCCGAACGCTACGCGCGGGCAAGGGAATTCGTGGACGTGGTGGTCGCGCTGTGGGACAGCTGGGAAGACGACGCCATCGTGCTGGACCAGGCCGGCGGGCGGTACGCCGATCCCGCCAAGATCCACCCCATCGACTTCGTCGGCGAATACCTGCGGGTGCGTGGGCCGTTCAACGCACCGCGCACGCCGCAGGGTTACCCGGTACTGGTTCAAGCCGGAGCCTCCAACGAAGGGCGTTCGTTCGCGGGCAAATACGCGGAGGCGATCTTCACCGCCCATCAGCGGCTGGCGGACGCGCAAGCCTTCTACGCCGACATCAAGGCCCAGGCCGCAGGTTTCGGGCGCGCTCCGGAACAGGTCAAGATTCTGCCCGGGATCAGCCCGTTCATCGGCGATACCGAGGCGGCGGCCAAGCGGCTCGAACGCGAGTTCAACGAGCTGACCGTCCCGGAATACGGTCTGAGCCAACTGGAGAACATCGTCGGCAAGAGTCTGCGGCACCTGCCGCTGGACGGCGACATCCCGGTCGACCTGTTCGACGACGCGGGCGATGTCACCGACAACGGCCGAAGCAGACTGCAGGTCGTCGCCGGCATCGTGCAACGCGAGCGGCCGACCGTGCGCGGTCTGCTGCACCGGCTCGCCGGTGCGCGCGGGCACCGGGTGTTCGCGGGTACGCCGGAACAGGTCGCCGACACCATCGAGGAGTGGTTCCGCAGCGGTGCCGCAGACGGTTTCAACGTGATGCCGCCGTACTACCCGGGCGGCCTAGAGCTGTTCGCCGCGACCGTCGTCCCGATCCTGCAGGAACGCGGCCTCTTCCGCACCGAGTACAGCGGCACCACGCTGCGCGACCATTTCGGCCTGCCCCGCCCCGAAAGCCGCTTCGCCCGCCGCCCCGCGCTCGCCGGGTGA
- a CDS encoding ABC transporter ATP-binding protein has protein sequence MAIGTGRLSVVRTRELRRGFGERVVLRDLDIDIARGEFVALLGRSGSGKSTLLRALAELDYDVPGSGELTVPAERAVVFQDSRLLPWARVLDNVILGLTGSGAAERGRAALAEVGLAGREKAWPRELSGGEQQRVALARSLVREPELLLADEPFGALDALTRIKMHALLQDLCARHKPAVLLVTHDVDEAVLLADRVLVLDDGSIAVDQHIDLERPRHHSDPSFNHYRSLLLASLGVGPAGQPAPHAEEKQAS, from the coding sequence ATGGCGATCGGCACTGGGCGACTGAGCGTCGTGCGCACCCGGGAGCTGCGCCGCGGCTTCGGCGAGCGCGTCGTGCTGCGCGACCTCGACATCGATATCGCGCGCGGCGAATTCGTCGCCCTGCTGGGTCGCAGCGGCTCCGGCAAGAGCACCCTGCTGCGGGCGCTCGCCGAATTGGATTACGACGTGCCGGGTTCGGGCGAGCTGACTGTGCCCGCCGAACGGGCCGTGGTGTTCCAGGACTCGCGGCTGCTGCCGTGGGCGCGGGTGCTCGACAACGTGATTCTCGGCTTGACCGGCAGCGGCGCGGCCGAACGCGGCCGTGCGGCGCTCGCCGAGGTCGGCCTGGCGGGTCGCGAAAAGGCCTGGCCCAGGGAGCTTTCCGGGGGCGAGCAGCAGCGCGTCGCGTTGGCGCGGTCGCTGGTCCGGGAACCGGAGTTGCTGCTGGCCGACGAACCGTTCGGCGCGCTCGACGCGCTCACCCGGATCAAGATGCACGCGCTGCTGCAGGACCTGTGCGCCCGGCACAAGCCCGCCGTGCTGCTGGTCACCCACGATGTCGACGAGGCCGTGCTGCTCGCCGACCGGGTGCTGGTGCTCGACGACGGCAGTATCGCGGTGGACCAGCACATCGATCTGGAACGTCCCCGCCATCACAGTGATCCGTCCTTCAACCACTACCGGTCCCTGCTGCTGGCCAGCCTGGGCGTCGGTCCCGCCGGTCAGCCGGCCCCGCACGCGGAAGAGAAGCAAGCCTCATGA
- a CDS encoding TetR/AcrR family transcriptional regulator C-terminal domain-containing protein, translating to MQLHRADVVDGAIAILDQYGLADLTMRRLAGSLQVQPGALYWHFPNKQALLGAVADKILAPMDDPIVATEWSGQVIELAHRLRDCLLAYRDGAELVSATYASRLTTSKGRERMVSAAIRAGMPRSEAELSSFTLLYYVLGQTVDEQSRMQMDSAGALPEDDTPLDEIPDPTARFDFGLQLFVAGVRHLLGTRVR from the coding sequence GACGGCGCCATCGCGATTCTCGACCAGTACGGCCTCGCCGATCTGACCATGCGCAGGCTGGCCGGCTCGCTCCAGGTGCAGCCCGGCGCACTGTACTGGCACTTCCCGAACAAGCAGGCGCTGCTCGGCGCGGTCGCGGACAAGATCCTCGCGCCGATGGACGATCCGATCGTCGCGACCGAATGGTCCGGCCAGGTCATCGAATTGGCGCACCGGCTGCGCGACTGTCTGCTCGCCTACCGGGACGGCGCCGAATTGGTCTCGGCCACTTACGCTTCCCGGCTCACCACGAGCAAAGGCCGGGAACGCATGGTGAGCGCCGCCATTCGAGCGGGCATGCCTCGCTCCGAGGCCGAGCTCAGCTCCTTCACACTGCTGTACTACGTGCTCGGCCAGACCGTCGACGAACAGTCCAGAATGCAGATGGATTCCGCGGGCGCACTACCCGAGGACGACACCCCGCTCGACGAGATCCCGGATCCCACAGCGCGTTTCGACTTCGGCCTGCAACTGTTCGTCGCGGGCGTGCGACACCTGCTCGGCACCCGCGTCCGCTGA
- a CDS encoding ABC transporter permease, whose protein sequence is MATLDAGVLGRRGRAPAAALAERKTARRRLGPGRPIPFGVALGPALLIAAWVLGSASGALDPETLPAPWVVARTAGDLAADGRLQSNLLTSVQRAGIGLVIGVLAGLILALIAGLSRIGEALVDGPIQIKRAIPTLALIPLFIVWFGIGEEMKLIVITTSVAIPIYLNTHAYLRSVDAGYVELAQTVRLSRWGFIRRVALPGSLPGFFIGLRLAVTIAWLALVVVEQVNATSGIGYLMTQARTYGQIDVIVVGLVIYGLLGLFGDLAVRAVERKALSWRSALGD, encoded by the coding sequence ATGGCGACACTGGACGCAGGAGTACTCGGCAGGCGCGGCCGTGCACCGGCCGCGGCGCTCGCCGAACGTAAAACGGCCCGGCGCAGGCTCGGTCCGGGACGGCCGATTCCGTTCGGCGTCGCCCTCGGCCCCGCGCTGCTGATCGCGGCCTGGGTGCTCGGATCCGCCTCCGGCGCACTGGATCCGGAGACGCTGCCCGCGCCGTGGGTGGTCGCCCGGACCGCGGGCGATCTGGCCGCGGACGGCCGCTTGCAGTCGAATCTGCTGACCTCGGTGCAGCGAGCCGGGATCGGACTGGTCATCGGCGTGCTCGCCGGCCTGATCCTGGCCTTGATCGCGGGACTCAGCCGGATCGGGGAAGCCTTGGTGGACGGCCCCATTCAGATCAAGCGGGCGATCCCGACCTTGGCGTTGATTCCGCTGTTCATCGTCTGGTTCGGCATCGGCGAAGAGATGAAGTTGATCGTCATCACGACCAGCGTGGCCATCCCGATCTACCTCAACACCCACGCCTACCTGCGCAGCGTCGACGCCGGATACGTGGAACTCGCGCAGACCGTGCGACTTTCGCGCTGGGGCTTCATCCGCCGCGTCGCGCTGCCCGGATCGCTGCCCGGCTTCTTCATCGGGCTGCGGCTCGCGGTCACCATCGCGTGGCTGGCCCTGGTGGTGGTGGAACAGGTCAACGCGACCAGTGGCATCGGCTACCTGATGACCCAGGCCCGCACCTACGGGCAGATCGACGTGATCGTGGTCGGCCTCGTGATCTACGGCCTGCTGGGGCTTTTCGGCGATCTCGCGGTCCGCGCGGTGGAAAGGAAGGCGCTGTCATGGCGATCGGCACTGGGCGACTGA